Part of the Desulfobacterales bacterium genome, CCTTCATTATCGGTTTCATTCTCGGCAAATCGGCGGAGGTCTATTTCGTCAAAAGCCTCGAATCCTTCGGTACCCTGACGATCTTTTTCACCAAGAGCCCGATCGCTATGTTTCTCTGGGTGCTGATCTTTATGTCGGTAGGCTACTCGATTTACACGACCATCAAGAGCTATCGGAAGAACAAACGCACTGGAAGCACCGCTTAAAGAGTGGTCGCTCTTCAGCAGAACTATTCAGACCAAGGAATCGCAGATGGGAATCACCAAGACTGGACATCAGACTATTCAAGTGGACGAGCACGATAACGTCGCTATTGTCGTTATTGCCGGTGGTCTCAAGAGCGGTGAATTGCTTGATAACGGCATCAAACTGATAGACGACGTTCCCCAGGGTCACAAGGTAGCACTTGCCGATCTAGCTGCAGGCGACCCCATCATGCGGTATGGTGAGGTTATTGGATATGCAGCCGATGCAATTGCCCGGGGCAGTTGGATCAGTGAAGTACGGGTTCGCCTGCCGGAGGTGTTACCTCTGGCGGAGATAGCCCGTGGCACTAGACCGGTGCCGGATCTGAAGCCGCTTGAAGGCTATACCTTTGAAGGGTTCCGCAACGCAGACGGCACAGTGGGGACAAAAAACATCATGGGAATTACCACCAGCGTCCAGTGTGTTGCCGCCGTTGCTGATTATGCTGTCCGGCGTATCAAGCAGGATCTACTGCCTCGCTATCCGTACGTCGATGACGTAATCGCCCTCAACCATGCCTATGGCTGCGGCGTGGCAATTGATGCTCCGGCTGCCGTTGTGCCGATTCGGACCCTTCAGAACTTGGTTGTCAATCCCAATTTAGGAGGCGAAGTTCTGGTCTTAGGACTTGGTTGTGAGAAGCTGATGCCGCAGCGATTGCTTCAGGATATAGAGCAGGCGGAAGCCAGCATCATTGAACTCCAGGATGAAGATCTTTATGGGTTTGATGCCATGGTTTCAGCAATCCTTGAGGCAGCGGAAAAGAAGCTGGTTCGTTTGAACCGGAGACGTCGTAAAACCTGCCCGATGTCCGACCTGAGGGTCGGCCTGCAATGTGGCGGTAGTGATGCCTTCTCCGGCATTACCGCCAACCCCGCAGTCGGTTTTGCAGCCGACCTGATGGTGCGCGCCGGGGGAACGGTGGTCTTCTCGGAGGTGACCGAAATACGGGATGCTGTTCACCTGCTGGTACCCCGCGCCAGCAATCAAACCATAGCAAAAGCGCTGCTTCGCGAGATGGCATGGTATGACCGCTACCTGCAAGCCGGTGGGGTCGACCGCAGTGCAAACCCCACGCCCGGCAACAAGGCGGGAGGCCTGGCCAATATCGTGGAAAAGGCGTTGGGTTCGATCGTCAAGTCCGGCACCAGCCCGCTGGTTGACGTGCTTGGCCCCGGAGAGCGCCTGCGCACCAAGGGTCTTGTGTTCGCGGCGACACCGGCCAGCGACTTCGTTTGTGGCACACTGCAGCTATCCGCCGGCATCACATTGCAGGTATTCACCACTGGACGCGGCACACCCTACGGTTTGGCGATGGCCCCTGTGATCAAGGTCTGCACCCGCTCAAACTTAAGCAGGCGCTGGCACGATCTAATCGATCTTGACGCCGGCCGGATCGCAACCGGAGACGCCAGTATAGCCGATGTCGGTTGGGAGTTGTTTCACCTAATTCTTGATGTTGCCAGCGGACGAAAAACAGCCGCCGCGGATCGTCTCGGGCTGCACAATGATTTAGTGCTGTTTAATCCCGCCCCTATAACTTGATCCGCCAGGCCGGCGCCAACTCACGTTAGAAGGAAAACCTATCAAAGGTAGACACTATGAGAAGCCAGTGTGAAGGAGATCACATCGCTCGTATCAAGCTTTCCAAGGTCCTGCTGCCCCTGGACCATGCCTTCAGCGATGCCAAAGTTTTTGTCGGCCGACAACGACCTCTACAGCATGTAAACTTGATGTTTGCAGAAATCGACAGCGCTCAGGGTTATGACGGCTTAGGCTTCAGCTATGCCCTTAGGTGCGGAGGTGCAGGACAGTTTGCGCATGCCTGCGAGATTGCGCCGCTGATAGTTGGTGAAGACCCGAATGATATTTCGAAAATCTGGAGCCAATTGCTTTGGGCTGGGGCGTCGGTTGGCCGCAGCGGCATTGCGGTCCAGGCGATGGCCGCCATCGATATCGCGCTCTGGGACATGAAAGCGAAGCGGGCCCGGCTTCCGCTTGCCAAACTCATCGGGGCATACCGGGATTCCGTGCCGTGTTATAACACATCCGGAGGTTATCTTCAGGCCCCGATTGAGGAAATCCTCGAAAAAGCCGATCGCTCACTTGAACGAGGCATCCAGGGGGTGAAGATTAAGGTCGGCCAGCCGGACATGGCGGCGGATCTCAAACGCGTCGAAGCCCTCCGTAAACACCTGGGGGATGAGGTGCCGATCATGGTCGATGCCAACCAGCAATGGGACCGAATGGCTGCCTTGCGCTTCGGCCGCCAGGTTGAAGCACTAAATTTGGCATGGATCGAAGAGCCTCTTGATGCATATGATGCCGAGGGCCACGCCGCCCTCGCTGCCGCGATAGATACCCCAGTCGCAACTGGAGAGATGCTGTCCAGCGTTGACGAACACCGTGGTCTGATAACCCATGGGTCGGTGGACATCATCCAGCCAGACGCCCCTCGGATCGGGGGCATCACCCCCTTTCTGCGCTTGGCCGACCTGGCAGACCAGGCGGGTTTGGGCATGGCGCCACACTTCGTAATGGAAATCCATATCCATCTGGCCGCCTGCTATCCGAGAGAACCGTGGCTTGAACACTTCGAATGGCTGGAACCGCTCTTCAATGAACGGTTGAAAATCAACAATGGGCAGATAGAAGTTCCCAATCAGCCTGGACTGGGCTTTTCACTAAGCACACAAATGCGACAATGGACGATGGAAGCCATTTCCATTGAATAAGCATTACCGTCAACCCGCTTTTCCGGTCATTTAATTGGCCATGTTCTAACTGAAAATTTCAACACTACCAAATTTCGATGTTTTATTTGCCCCGTAATACAATTTCGGCTATTAGTTTCCGTCTGGGCTTTTTTAATTTTAAAATAGGACTATCATGAGTATGCTGCTCCTTCATGATATGTAATCCCCATCGGGTATTTTTAATGCCTCTTAAAAGTGTAGATGCCTTGCCTTGACTGATACACCTCCCCAGGCTTTTATGTTGCTGATTTGGCTATCAAATCATATAATTGTTTGTATAGCGATTAGGCACTCAAGCCTATCGTTAATCCCAAAAGGAGGTGCAACATGAAAGTATCCCAGGCAACCGATTATTTTTTCGACTATCACAAGGCAGAAGCTTGGCACTTGCAATATTGTATTTTATAGGATACACTCAACTATGTTTGAAATCCGTCAGACTGAAATATTTTCTAAGTGGTTAAGTGGATTGCGAGACCGTGAGGCGCGAGCGCGAATTCAAACTCGGATTGACCGTTTACAGCTTGGCCTGGCTGGCGATGTTAAGCCGGTAGGCGAGGGAGTATCCGAATTGCGGATAGACTATGGACCTGGGTATCGAATATATTTTGTAAAGCGCGGACGGGCGTTGATCATTCTGCTTGCCGGCGGTGACAAGCGTACCCAAGGTGCAGATATCAAGACGGCGCTGAAGCTGGCGCATGATTTATAGGAGGCTATAATGGCAAAAACCAAAACTCGACCTTATGACGCTGCTGAATACCTGGAAACCCCAGAAGATATGGCTGCTTACCTTGAAGCCGCTTTGGAGGATGGCGAGCCGGCTATAGTGGTAAAAGCTTTGGGAGCCATTGCACGCGCTCGTGGTATGTCCCAGATCGCGCGTGAAACGGGGTTAGGGCGCGAAAGCCTTTATAAAGCTCTTTCTTCAGAAGGCAACCCGGAGTTTGCTACGGTACTGAAAGTGGTGCGCGCGTTAGGTCTTAAGCTTCACGCTGAGCCAGAGCATGCATAAGGTTTTTCTCAAAATTTAATAGTATCATCAATAACTTCAGCCTGCATGATTTCATTCGTCAATCATAAAATTTCGGGGGTTCTTCGAATGCAATATAGCTTGCCTCAGTCCATATTAATAAAATGAATTCATAGATGATTCGTCCCCAAAATCGCAATAAAGTTCGGCATAAGAACTGGAGTCTATTTCGAAAAAATTAGACTGTAGAACTTTTGGATGTGGTAGAACAGATCACCGATTCCGTTACGAGCGTGGTTTTCGCTTTTTTTTCTGCACGGAAAAACCGAAGCGGCCCAGGCTGCGGCCCAGCGCAAAATACTGCCCGTGGGCAAATGCCAGCAGGCCGCCTTTTTCTAAATGCAGGCGGCCTCTGCTATCGAGCAGCGACGCCGACACCTGCACGGCAACCACTTCGGCCACAAACATGGTGTGAGAACCCAGCTTTACTGACTGTTGAATGCGGCACTCTATGTTGAGTGGACACTCCTGAATGATCGGACACTGCAACTTCAGGGCCGGCGCGGCTGTCAGGCCGGTTTGGGCGAACTTGTCCACCTTGCGGCCGGAAACCATGCCGCACCAGTCGGTTGCCTTGGCCTGTCTGAGAGAAGGAACATTAACGACAAACTGTTTGGTGGCCTGGATGATTTCATAGGAATAGCGTTCCGGGCGGACGGAAATCGACAGCATGGGCGGCTCACTGCATACATTTCCGACCCAGGCAATCGTGATGATGTTCGGTTTCCACTGGGGGGTTCCGCCGCAGGTTACCAGCACAGCCGGCAGCGGCGAGAGGACGTTTCCGGGTTTCCATGATTTTTTTTCTACAACGGTTTCACGCTTTGCCATGTCATGAGGCCCTTTAATATCGATATGAATTAACCCCACAAACCTTATTGTGGACCTTTTTAGGGCCACCATTAAGATACCCCTTTTAGGGGTGGTCGTTAACTCATGCGTATTCAGGAATTTAGTGTATCCGTATCTTGCGGGTCGGTTGATAGAGGCCGGCTTCATTTGCACCCAGCAAACCCGCCTGCCAGGAACGTTTGTCTACCGGCGAGAGGTTCTTAATCATTTCTTCCGATAACAGCGATACCCTGCCGATACGATCCAGCCGTTGGGCGATCTGCTCAAGGGGCTTATCCTGCGTTATCCACAGGTGTTTGTCAAACGCTTTTAAATTTAAAGGCCGGGTGTAGCCTCGCAGTGTTTTTTCGCATGCCACATTATAAAACTGCTCGAAGTAGGACATGACCAATTCCCTTAAATTGCGATAAATCGGCTCGCGAAAACGCAGTCCCGCAAAATTGGAATTGGCCAGCGCGCCCCAATGGCCGTCCCTTTTGAACAATGCCAGCAGATGATCGTCATCCCGATCATTCGGCAGCATTTCCAGGATCAAAGGGGGATGTCCCAGACGGCTCAGCAGGGCTGCCGCAAACAAGGCGCCGTCAAAGCAATGGCCGGTTCGTTCGCGCAGGACGCGCAGCGGGCAGCGGTAAGTTCCATCGTTGCTGTAGGTGAGTTTGTCAAGGAAACCCTGGATACTGGGCGCAGTATCCAGCCGTGCGATAAAGCGGCGTTCGGAATTTGTTAATGATTGGTTCAGATCTTTAAGCGATACCATGGAGGCTCCAAGTAAGCAGTTGTTAGTAGAAATATGCATCCGTTTCGACCCGTCCGGAGGGATCAAAACGAACGCCTTCCATTTCGAGTAATGTCCGTTTCATGTTAAGGCCGCCCTGGTACCCGCCGAGGGTTCTGTCGGACCGGATGGCCCGGTGACAGGGGATAATGATGGGAAACGGGTTGCCGGCAAGGGCGGCGCCCACCGCCCGGGCGCCCTTAACATTTCCCACACGCCTGGCAATCCTTTGATAGGTGCTGACACTTCCCCGGGGTATGCCGTGCTCCGCGTATAACACCTTCTGTTGAAAAGATGAGCAAAAGTCCAGACGAATCGTATTCAGGGGAAAGTGGATATCGTCTCCGGCCAGAAATGCCGCGACCCGATCGGCAACCGTATCGATTTCAGGGCAGGAAGATGAGCTGCAATCAGGATACCCGGCGGCCACTATCAATCCGGCCGAAGAACCGGGTTTGGAGAGAATAACACGCTGGATCATGGGCCGGCCGTGAAAGCGTGACCAGACAAGTGCCACCGGTCCAAAGGGGGTTTCGCGCAGGCAGAAGGATAATGAGGTTGTCTTGATCTTATTTAAGCGTTTTATATTATGCATCTGCGACCCAATCGGTCGGAGCCCAGTGTTTTATTCTTTGCCGTTGTGCTTTTCAATCTGTCCGGCAGTGGCCCGGGGGTCCGCCAACATGATATCTGGTGGTATCACAATAGTGCGGGTTACGCAAAATAGCTTTGATACTCGGCTGGAATTTTTTCCCGGTTTACCTCAAAGAGTTCGATCAATACGCCATCCGGCGCCGGCACCATGATGTACCGCCACAGGCCCAGGTCGGTAATATTCTTTTTAAGGGGAATTTCCGCAAGCTTCAGCCGATCCACCATACCGGCGAGATCGTCGGTTTGAATACCAAAGTGGTGAATGCTGCCCCTTCCCGGGTTTTTTGGGGGCTGATCGTAGAGATGCAGCCTGCCGCTGCCAATTCGAATGAACACGTTTCTTGAACCGGCCATGACACTGTCGAGGATGATTTCACCACCGAAAAGATTCGTGTAAAATCGGATGCTTATGTCAATATCTGACGCAAAGATGTGGACATGGTGAAGGTGGGTGTTCATTTTTTGGTAATTTTGGGGCGGGGGATGATCGGTTCCGGTATTTTTTCGACAATCCTCCCATCGCTATCGATAAAATAGCTATCCTTCAGAGACATGGCCCAGTTAATGTCATAGTTGTCGACCAGTTTTAATTTGCTTAAGGTCTTGCCGAGTTTTCGATGCGCTCGGTTTAGCCCCCAGCGTATATCTTCCTCAGTGGAATACCCAAGTTCTTTCAGGATTTCTCCGATTCTGCGGTTTTTTTGTGTTTTTTGAAGCATTACGGCAAAGTCGCGCTGTTCGGGTGAAATGCGGCCGAATTCAACCAGGATCTCACCCAGTTTCATTTTTTGCAGGCGGAGCGCTTTTACAAGGTCGTCCCTGGAAACCAAGTCCAGAGACATCAGGATCTCACCGATTTTGGGTTCATGGGTTTTGCGGTAATGAAACAAGCCGAAGACGGCGTTAAAGATTTTAGTCAGCAGGTATGCAATTGTCAGTGAAACTGCTAAAAAGAAAATAAAATTAGCAGCCGGACTGTCGAACACTTCCAGCAGGCCTGTCAGGTCCGTGGATGGATATAGAAATGGCAGCAACAGGTAGGAAAACAGACAGATGGAAAAAATTGCGATAAATATGGAAAGCCTGAACATTGGGTTCATTTTTTTCACCATGCATGTCGGTGTATCAAGTGTACACTCATTGATTATTAAAGGAAAAGTCTTTAATAATCAACCTTCAATAAGTGTGCCAGACCCCTTCCGGGCGATCTATACCGCCTTTAAACCATTATAAGCACAAGAAATCATTTGGCAAATATTCAGCGGAGGTATCATGGAAAAGATTCGCCCGCCCCGCCGAACAGCCGGGATTTGCACATTAATATGTGCACGCTGCACAATAAAGTGTGCACATCCGGTGAAAGGGGGTTGGGTAATAGCGATGGCAGCGGCTATCTGTGAGGGGGTGGTGTCCCGGGGGCGGTTCCATAATTGGGATGTGCCGGTATTCGCAGCTCGACTGACATAAGTTCATCATAGTGAACAAAATTGAAAATATAAGCGCAAATAACGTTGTTTAAATTAAATAATTTAATACAGTATGTTGAATATTACTTATTAAAAATTTAAAAAAAATCTTGACGTATATCGAATTGATATTTATAGTGATTAAAAATTATGTTCTTTATTATGAACATTTCAAAACGGCAAAATTAATCATTGGAGACAGCTGAAAGATGCATTCTAAAACCCTGGTGATCTACCCTGAAAAATGTAACGGCTGTGGGGACTGTGAAGTCGCCTGCTCGAAAAGGCAAACCGGAATTAATAATCGCGACCGGTCATGTATACGGGTTATGAGAGAGTCCGACGACGACACCTTTTTCCTGCCGATGACCTGTCAGCAGTGTGATGATCCGCCCTGTCTGGCGGCATGCCCGAATGATGCGATTTTCCGGGATGAAGTGCTGAACCGCGTTTTGATCAACCATCAGAAGTGTGTCGGCTGCCGGATGTGTGTGTCGGCCTGTCCTTTCGGGGCTATGGGGTTTGACGAGGAGCGGGGCAAATCGTTCAAATGCGACCTGTGCGGCGGAGCACCGGAATGCGTGCGTATATGTACAACCGGGGCAGTGGCATACGATGCACCGCATATGCTCCAGAATCCGCAGATGGTCCAGTCTGCCGCCAAGATAGCCTGTGTGATGAGATCGATGGTCTTCTGAAGGATGACGGCTTCGTAAAAAGTCCCCAAAGCCGTCATTCCCGCGAAAGCGGGAATCCATACCAGCTGAAAATAATGGATTCCGGGTCAAGCCCGGAATGACAGACAAGGTGAATTTTGCCTTTTTACGAGTTCATCAAGGATAGAATAAATGTCATTTTTTAAAGTTAACGAAAAATGCAACGGTTGTCTGGCCTGTGTCCAGAACTGCCCGGCCAGTGCGCTGAATTACATGGACAAGGGGAACAACCGTAAGATTTGCCATAACCTGTCACTTTGCGCCCGCTGCGGCAACTGCTGGCGCATCTGCCCCCAGGCGGCGATCGAATTCAACCAGTTGTTACAGGGCGGCTGGAATGAAGTAGCAGAGATGGCGCTGGTGCATTGTATGGTTTGCGGTGAGCCGGTTTATACCGCCGGCATCGGGAAAACGCTTTCTGAGAAACTGAACAGGGAAGTGGAAGCCTTATGTCCCGAACATAAAAAATCCTTCCCCTTAAGCACCTGGAAACGAATTGCCATAGGGCGGGGCCTTCAGACGGGTAACGGAAAATGATTGTCGGCAGTCAAAAACCATTTCAGGAGATCGTTTTATCCCTTTCGGAATATCAAAAGGTTCTGGTCATGGGATGCGGCACCTGTGTAACCGTCTGCCTGACAGGGGGCGATAAGGAAGCGCGGCGGCTTGCGAGTGCGCTGGCCCAGGAATTCAGCCAAAAGGAGAACCCGCCGGCCTTTGAAGTTAATACCATTGAAAGACAATGTGAGCGGGACTGGATTGTCAATTTCCTTGAGATTCCCGACGGTGTCGATGCGATTTTATCGCTGGCCTGCGGTGCCGGTGTTCAAACCCTGGCAGCTGTTTTTGAGGATTTGCCCGTAATCCCGGCACTGAATACCACCTTTCTGGGGGCGCTGGATCGGCCCGGGGAATGGAATGAAAAATGCCTGGGGTGCGGGGATTGCATCCTGACCCATACCGGCGGCATCTGTCCGGTGGCGCGCTGCGCCAAGCGGCTCTTTAACGGACCGTGCGGCGGAACCCTTAACGGCAAATGCGAAATCAGCGCGGTGATCGGAAGGGAAGTGGACTGTGCCTGGCAACTCATCATCGAACGTCTTGCCAGGCTCGACAAGCTG contains:
- the garD gene encoding galactarate dehydratase yields the protein MGITKTGHQTIQVDEHDNVAIVVIAGGLKSGELLDNGIKLIDDVPQGHKVALADLAAGDPIMRYGEVIGYAADAIARGSWISEVRVRLPEVLPLAEIARGTRPVPDLKPLEGYTFEGFRNADGTVGTKNIMGITTSVQCVAAVADYAVRRIKQDLLPRYPYVDDVIALNHAYGCGVAIDAPAAVVPIRTLQNLVVNPNLGGEVLVLGLGCEKLMPQRLLQDIEQAEASIIELQDEDLYGFDAMVSAILEAAEKKLVRLNRRRRKTCPMSDLRVGLQCGGSDAFSGITANPAVGFAADLMVRAGGTVVFSEVTEIRDAVHLLVPRASNQTIAKALLREMAWYDRYLQAGGVDRSANPTPGNKAGGLANIVEKALGSIVKSGTSPLVDVLGPGERLRTKGLVFAATPASDFVCGTLQLSAGITLQVFTTGRGTPYGLAMAPVIKVCTRSNLSRRWHDLIDLDAGRIATGDASIADVGWELFHLILDVASGRKTAAADRLGLHNDLVLFNPAPIT
- a CDS encoding mandelate racemase/muconate lactonizing enzyme family protein; this translates as MFAEIDSAQGYDGLGFSYALRCGGAGQFAHACEIAPLIVGEDPNDISKIWSQLLWAGASVGRSGIAVQAMAAIDIALWDMKAKRARLPLAKLIGAYRDSVPCYNTSGGYLQAPIEEILEKADRSLERGIQGVKIKVGQPDMAADLKRVEALRKHLGDEVPIMVDANQQWDRMAALRFGRQVEALNLAWIEEPLDAYDAEGHAALAAAIDTPVATGEMLSSVDEHRGLITHGSVDIIQPDAPRIGGITPFLRLADLADQAGLGMAPHFVMEIHIHLAACYPREPWLEHFEWLEPLFNERLKINNGQIEVPNQPGLGFSLSTQMRQWTMEAISIE
- a CDS encoding type II toxin-antitoxin system RelE/ParE family toxin; amino-acid sequence: MFEIRQTEIFSKWLSGLRDREARARIQTRIDRLQLGLAGDVKPVGEGVSELRIDYGPGYRIYFVKRGRALIILLAGGDKRTQGADIKTALKLAHDL
- a CDS encoding putative addiction module antidote protein; translated protein: MAKTKTRPYDAAEYLETPEDMAAYLEAALEDGEPAIVVKALGAIARARGMSQIARETGLGRESLYKALSSEGNPEFATVLKVVRALGLKLHAEPEHA
- a CDS encoding flavin reductase family protein, which codes for MAKRETVVEKKSWKPGNVLSPLPAVLVTCGGTPQWKPNIITIAWVGNVCSEPPMLSISVRPERYSYEIIQATKQFVVNVPSLRQAKATDWCGMVSGRKVDKFAQTGLTAAPALKLQCPIIQECPLNIECRIQQSVKLGSHTMFVAEVVAVQVSASLLDSRGRLHLEKGGLLAFAHGQYFALGRSLGRFGFSVQKKKRKPRS
- a CDS encoding methylated-DNA--[protein]-cysteine S-methyltransferase, whose amino-acid sequence is MHNIKRLNKIKTTSLSFCLRETPFGPVALVWSRFHGRPMIQRVILSKPGSSAGLIVAAGYPDCSSSSCPEIDTVADRVAAFLAGDDIHFPLNTIRLDFCSSFQQKVLYAEHGIPRGSVSTYQRIARRVGNVKGARAVGAALAGNPFPIIIPCHRAIRSDRTLGGYQGGLNMKRTLLEMEGVRFDPSGRVETDAYFY
- a CDS encoding VOC family protein — translated: MNTHLHHVHIFASDIDISIRFYTNLFGGEIILDSVMAGSRNVFIRIGSGRLHLYDQPPKNPGRGSIHHFGIQTDDLAGMVDRLKLAEIPLKKNITDLGLWRYIMVPAPDGVLIELFEVNREKIPAEYQSYFA
- a CDS encoding 4Fe-4S dicluster domain-containing protein, coding for MHSKTLVIYPEKCNGCGDCEVACSKRQTGINNRDRSCIRVMRESDDDTFFLPMTCQQCDDPPCLAACPNDAIFRDEVLNRVLINHQKCVGCRMCVSACPFGAMGFDEERGKSFKCDLCGGAPECVRICTTGAVAYDAPHMLQNPQMVQSAAKIACVMRSMVF
- a CDS encoding 4Fe-4S dicluster domain-containing protein, whose amino-acid sequence is MSFFKVNEKCNGCLACVQNCPASALNYMDKGNNRKICHNLSLCARCGNCWRICPQAAIEFNQLLQGGWNEVAEMALVHCMVCGEPVYTAGIGKTLSEKLNREVEALCPEHKKSFPLSTWKRIAIGRGLQTGNGK
- a CDS encoding methylenetetrahydrofolate reductase C-terminal domain-containing protein is translated as MIVGSQKPFQEIVLSLSEYQKVLVMGCGTCVTVCLTGGDKEARRLASALAQEFSQKENPPAFEVNTIERQCERDWIVNFLEIPDGVDAILSLACGAGVQTLAAVFEDLPVIPALNTTFLGALDRPGEWNEKCLGCGDCILTHTGGICPVARCAKRLFNGPCGGTLNGKCEISAVIGREVDCAWQLIIERLARLDKLDEYHKIRQPKDWTAETSTGPRTLVHTS